In Campylobacter sp. 2014D-0216, the following proteins share a genomic window:
- the mraY gene encoding phospho-N-acetylmuramoyl-pentapeptide-transferase, with protein sequence MLLKNKYKVKILLYLTEYTNYMFFSYISVRAGFAFFVALFLSLFLMPKFIKWAQNKKANQPIYEYAPQSHQAKSHTPTMGGLVFIFATIVASVLSADLNNAFVIVGLLCLVLFCTIGLVDDLGKILKKDNHAGLSPKMKLLGQFSAAFICIVLLYFFNINTEFYLPFYKHAVFDGGIFMVFLWVLVIVSSSNAVNLTDGLDGLATVPSIFSLLTLGVFLYLCGNAIYSSYLFLPKIQGLGELVVLSAALVGALMGFLWYNCYPAQVFMGDSGSLSIGAFIGYLGIVSKNEILLLLIGFVFVLETISVILQVGSFKIFNKRVFKMAPIHHHFEKIGWVENKIIVRFWMIALLANIIALISIKLR encoded by the coding sequence ATGCTTTTAAAAAACAAATATAAGGTTAAAATTTTGCTTTATCTTACAGAATACACAAATTATATGTTTTTTTCTTATATTAGCGTGCGTGCTGGATTTGCATTTTTTGTTGCATTATTTTTAAGTTTATTTTTAATGCCAAAATTTATTAAATGGGCACAAAATAAAAAAGCAAATCAACCCATTTACGAATACGCCCCACAATCACACCAAGCTAAATCTCACACTCCTACTATGGGTGGACTTGTCTTTATTTTTGCAACCATTGTGGCTAGTGTTTTAAGTGCTGATTTAAACAATGCTTTTGTGATTGTTGGTTTGTTATGTTTGGTATTGTTTTGCACCATAGGTTTAGTAGATGATTTAGGTAAGATTTTAAAAAAAGACAATCATGCAGGATTAAGCCCTAAAATGAAACTTTTAGGACAATTTAGCGCAGCTTTTATTTGTATTGTGCTATTATATTTTTTCAATATAAACACTGAATTTTATCTACCATTTTACAAGCATGCTGTTTTTGATGGTGGAATATTTATGGTATTTTTATGGGTTTTAGTTATCGTATCAAGTTCCAATGCTGTAAATTTAACCGATGGCCTTGATGGTCTTGCGACGGTTCCTTCTATTTTTTCACTACTGACCCTAGGTGTATTTTTATACTTATGTGGCAATGCTATTTATAGTTCTTATTTATTTTTACCTAAAATTCAAGGTTTAGGAGAACTTGTGGTACTAAGTGCGGCTTTAGTAGGTGCGCTTATGGGATTTTTATGGTATAACTGCTATCCTGCTCAAGTTTTTATGGGAGATAGCGGAAGCTTAAGCATAGGAGCTTTTATAGGTTATCTTGGCATAGTAAGCAAAAATGAAATTTTGCTTTTACTTATAGGTTTTGTTTTTGTTTTAGAAACCATTTCAGTCATCTTGCAAGTAGGCAGTTTTAAAATTTTCAACAAAAGAGTATTTAAAATGGCACCCATTCACCATCACTTTGAAAAAATTGGCTGGGTAGAAAACAAAATCATCGTACGTTTTTGGATGATAGCTTTGCTTGCAAATATCATCGCATTGATTAGTATAAAGTTAAGATAA
- the gpmI gene encoding 2,3-bisphosphoglycerate-independent phosphoglycerate mutase, with product MSQKCILIITDGMGHNTNSNYNAFFHAKKPTYDMLFKNTPNVLIQTSGLAVGLPEGQMGNSEVGHMCIGSGRIIYQNLVKINKAIENDTLKDNKALKELLQKCKRVHIVGLYSDGGVHSMHTHFNALLKICKSASKDVFAHAISDGRDCPPNSALELIKSLQEFCEKEEIHLASLAGRFYAMDRDKRYDRVKSYYDALFAKAPKCDDFAQFIQKNYDENITDEFLTPVVSQNFDGIKAEDGVIFINFRNDRMRQLVASLTQESFNEFPKEMLVKNAITMSLYDESFKLPVMFEKEELNNTLASVIANANLSQLHTAETEKYAHVTFFFNGGKEELECNETRVLIPSPKVKTYDEKPQMSAKEVANEVVKGIENGIDFIVVNFANGDMVGHTGDFNAAISAVECVDECLGEVVAKAREHGYAFIITSDHGNCEAMRDENENILTNHTTFDVFAFVEANGVEKLKEGMGLSNIAPSVLKILNLPIPKEMDEALF from the coding sequence ATGAGTCAAAAATGCATTTTAATCATCACTGATGGTATGGGACATAATACAAATTCCAATTATAATGCTTTTTTTCATGCAAAAAAACCAACTTATGATATGCTTTTTAAAAACACGCCTAATGTTTTGATCCAAACTAGTGGTTTGGCTGTAGGTTTACCTGAGGGGCAAATGGGTAATAGTGAAGTAGGGCATATGTGTATAGGCAGTGGAAGAATAATTTATCAAAATTTGGTCAAGATAAATAAAGCTATAGAAAATGATACATTAAAAGATAACAAAGCTTTAAAAGAATTATTGCAAAAATGCAAAAGAGTGCATATTGTAGGGCTTTATAGCGATGGTGGGGTGCATTCTATGCATACGCATTTTAATGCGCTATTAAAAATTTGCAAATCTGCGAGTAAAGATGTTTTTGCACATGCGATTAGCGATGGTAGAGATTGTCCGCCAAATTCCGCTTTAGAATTGATCAAATCTTTGCAAGAATTTTGCGAAAAAGAAGAAATTCATCTTGCTTCTTTGGCGGGAAGATTTTATGCTATGGATAGAGATAAGCGTTATGATAGAGTTAAATCTTACTATGATGCTTTATTTGCTAAAGCGCCAAAGTGTGATGATTTTGCACAATTTATACAAAAAAATTATGATGAAAATATCACAGATGAGTTTTTAACCCCAGTTGTTAGCCAAAACTTTGATGGGATCAAAGCAGAAGATGGGGTGATTTTTATTAATTTTAGAAACGATAGAATGCGTCAGTTAGTTGCTTCTTTGACCCAAGAAAGTTTTAATGAATTTCCAAAAGAAATGCTTGTGAAAAATGCTATTACCATGAGTTTATATGATGAGAGTTTTAAACTACCTGTGATGTTTGAAAAAGAAGAATTAAACAATACTTTAGCTTCTGTAATAGCTAATGCAAATTTAAGCCAACTTCACACAGCCGAAACGGAAAAATATGCCCATGTGACCTTTTTCTTTAATGGGGGAAAAGAAGAGTTAGAATGTAATGAAACAAGAGTTTTAATCCCAAGTCCTAAGGTAAAAACATACGATGAAAAACCTCAAATGAGTGCTAAAGAAGTCGCAAATGAGGTGGTTAAGGGTATAGAAAATGGTATAGATTTTATCGTAGTTAATTTTGCAAATGGCGATATGGTAGGACACACGGGTGATTTTAATGCAGCTATTAGTGCGGTAGAATGTGTAGATGAATGTTTGGGCGAGGTTGTTGCAAAAGCAAGAGAGCATGGTTATGCTTTTATCATCACTTCAGATCATGGAAATTGTGAAGCGATGAGAGATGAAAATGAAAATATACTCACTAATCACACCACCTTTGATGTTTTTGCTTTTGTGGAAGCTAACGGGGTAGAAAAGTTAAAAGAAGGCATGGGGCTTAGTAATATAGCACCAAGTGTGCTTAAAATTTTAAATTTACCTATCCCAAAAGAAATGGATGAGGCTTTATTTTAA
- the fabG gene encoding 3-oxoacyl-ACP reductase FabG — MKFSGKNVLITGASKGIGAAIAKELASCGLKVWINYRSKPELADALKEEIEKNGGSAAVIKFDASVEEEFTSAIATIVESDGELSYLVNNAGITNDKLALRMSMEDFSSVINANLNSSFLGCREALKTMSKKRFGAVVNIASIVGEMGNAGQTNYSASKGGMIALTKSFAKEGAARNIRYNCITPGFIKSDMTEVLSDEIKQNYISNIPLKRFADASEVAQAVAFLLSDHSSYITGEILKVNGGLYM, encoded by the coding sequence ATGAAATTTAGTGGAAAAAATGTTTTGATAACAGGTGCAAGTAAAGGCATAGGTGCTGCAATAGCTAAAGAATTAGCAAGTTGTGGTTTGAAAGTTTGGATTAATTATAGAAGCAAACCTGAACTAGCTGATGCATTAAAAGAAGAAATAGAAAAAAATGGCGGTAGTGCAGCAGTGATTAAATTTGACGCTAGCGTTGAAGAAGAATTCACAAGTGCCATTGCAACTATCGTAGAAAGTGATGGTGAGCTTAGTTATTTGGTTAATAATGCAGGTATTACTAATGATAAATTAGCGCTTAGAATGAGCATGGAAGATTTTTCATCAGTGATTAATGCAAATTTAAATTCAAGCTTTTTAGGTTGTAGAGAAGCATTAAAAACAATGAGTAAAAAACGTTTTGGTGCGGTTGTAAATATTGCTTCTATAGTAGGAGAAATGGGAAATGCTGGCCAAACTAACTATAGTGCTAGTAAAGGTGGTATGATAGCGCTAACTAAATCTTTTGCTAAAGAAGGTGCAGCAAGAAATATAAGATATAACTGCATTACCCCAGGTTTCATAAAAAGTGATATGACAGAAGTTCTAAGTGATGAAATCAAACAAAATTATATTAGTAACATTCCTCTAAAGCGTTTTGCTGATGCAAGTGAAGTTGCACAAGCTGTGGCGTTTTTATTGAGTGATCATTCTTCTTATATCACAGGAGAAATTTTAAAAGTCAATGGTGGACTTTATATGTAA
- the acpS gene encoding holo-ACP synthase has product MIGCDIVVCSRIEKIYERHKTLFLDKFLSKQEQSYIKNTNTLAGFWAIKEAASKALGVGISKECSFFDIIISKDDKNAPHVCFSQKVMQEFKIKSASVSVAHDGGFAIAVVAIETKQG; this is encoded by the coding sequence ATGATAGGCTGTGATATCGTCGTATGCTCTCGCATAGAAAAAATTTATGAAAGACATAAAACGCTTTTCTTGGATAAATTTTTATCCAAGCAAGAGCAAAGCTATATTAAAAACACCAACACCCTAGCAGGATTTTGGGCTATCAAAGAAGCTGCTTCTAAAGCTTTGGGAGTTGGGATTTCTAAAGAATGTTCTTTTTTTGATATCATCATTTCCAAAGATGATAAAAATGCTCCTCATGTTTGCTTTTCTCAAAAAGTAATGCAAGAATTTAAAATCAAATCAGCTAGTGTAAGCGTAGCACATGATGGTGGTTTTGCTATAGCAGTAGTTGCTATAGAAACCAAGCAAGGTTAA
- the fliL gene encoding flagellar basal body-associated protein FliL: MADDMIDEQGESKKKGGNTLVIIIVVFLFVFLLVIVGAIAYLMFSGGSEENPAPQAEESAQVAQAPKKTNAVATRGSDYSNIGVMYPLAPFTLNLLSDGGSRYVKCTIQLEQNVETLTPELDKKVAIIRDIIIRTLTSKTFEEVSTTKGKERLKDELTAKINEVLTDGFIKNIYFTDFVVS, translated from the coding sequence ATGGCTGATGATATGATAGATGAACAAGGCGAATCAAAGAAAAAAGGTGGCAATACCTTAGTAATTATTATCGTTGTATTTTTATTTGTCTTTTTACTTGTGATTGTAGGTGCAATTGCTTATTTGATGTTTAGTGGTGGTTCAGAAGAAAATCCAGCTCCACAAGCTGAAGAAAGCGCACAAGTTGCACAAGCTCCTAAAAAAACTAATGCAGTAGCAACAAGAGGGAGTGATTATTCTAACATCGGAGTGATGTATCCTTTAGCGCCTTTTACTTTAAATTTATTAAGTGATGGTGGATCAAGATATGTAAAATGCACCATTCAACTTGAACAAAATGTCGAAACTCTAACTCCTGAATTAGACAAAAAAGTTGCTATTATTAGAGATATTATCATTAGAACGCTGACTTCAAAAACCTTTGAAGAAGTAAGCACAACCAAAGGCAAAGAAAGATTAAAAGATGAATTAACCGCCAAAATCAATGAGGTTTTAACCGATGGTTTTATCAAAAATATCTACTTTACCGACTTTGTAGTTTCTTAA
- a CDS encoding helix-turn-helix transcriptional regulator, protein MDKETRTYYIKLVKFLAEALGRNYEIVLHDVSEDGTNIAEIANNHISKRTINSPLTGFAIEMIKNKIYLERDYITHYKTSAKSSQVMSGSTFFIKKDEKLEGLLCINHDTSAFKKISDEILNLGNIYDNSHENPEQENKEYIKLNLEEIIEDISGVDIETFKNKSLKPKEKQKIIASLYEKGVFNVKGVIPKVADILSISEPSVYRHLQKIK, encoded by the coding sequence ATGGACAAAGAAACAAGAACATACTATATTAAATTGGTGAAATTTCTTGCAGAGGCTTTAGGAAGAAACTACGAAATAGTCTTACACGATGTAAGTGAAGATGGCACTAACATAGCAGAAATCGCCAATAATCACATCAGTAAAAGAACTATAAATTCACCTCTTACAGGCTTTGCTATCGAGATGATCAAAAACAAAATTTACCTTGAGCGCGATTACATCACACACTATAAAACTTCAGCTAAAAGCTCACAAGTGATGTCAGGATCAACATTTTTTATCAAAAAAGATGAGAAGCTTGAAGGCTTGCTTTGTATCAACCACGACACCTCTGCGTTTAAAAAAATTTCTGATGAAATTTTAAATCTTGGCAATATCTACGACAACTCTCATGAAAATCCAGAACAAGAAAACAAAGAATACATCAAGCTTAACTTGGAAGAAATCATCGAAGATATCTCAGGTGTAGACATAGAAACATTTAAAAATAAAAGCTTAAAACCCAAAGAAAAGCAAAAAATCATTGCAAGTTTGTATGAAAAAGGAGTGTTTAATGTCAAAGGGGTTATCCCTAAAGTTGCTGATATTTTAAGTATTTCAGAACCTAGTGTTTATAGGCATTTGCAAAAAATCAAGTAA
- a CDS encoding catalase, with amino-acid sequence MRKLTNDFGNIVADNQNSLSAGAKGPLLMQDYILLEKLAHQNRERIPERTVHAKGSGAYGELKITKDISKYTKAKVLQLGETTPLFIRFSTVAGEAGAADAERDVRGFAIKFYTKEGNWDLVGNNTPTFFIRDAYKFPDFIHTQKRDPRSHLRSNNAAWDFWSLCPESLHQVTILMSDRGIPASYRHMHGFGSHTYSLINDKNERFWVKFHFKTKQGIKNLTNEEAASLIANDRESHQRDLYEAIEKGDFPKWTFQIQVLKEDEAEKLGFNPFDLTKVWPHSKVPLIEVGELILNKNVQNYFNEVEQAAFSPSNIVPGIGFSPDKMLQARIFSYPDAHRYRIGTNYHLLPVNRAQSEVNTYNVAGAMNFDTYKNGAAYYEPNSYDDSPKEDKNYLEPDLILEGNAQRYAPLDDDFYTQPKALFDIMNQDQKEQLFKNIAASMAGVDEKIIQRALGHFEKISSEYANGVKKALNM; translated from the coding sequence ATGAGAAAACTAACCAATGATTTTGGAAATATTGTCGCCGATAATCAAAACTCACTTAGTGCAGGCGCTAAAGGCCCACTTTTAATGCAAGATTATATTTTACTTGAAAAGCTTGCTCATCAAAACAGAGAAAGAATTCCAGAAAGAACGGTGCATGCAAAAGGAAGTGGTGCTTATGGAGAGCTTAAAATCACCAAAGACATATCTAAATATACCAAAGCAAAAGTTTTACAACTTGGAGAAACTACACCTTTGTTTATAAGATTTTCAACTGTTGCAGGGGAAGCAGGTGCTGCTGATGCAGAAAGAGATGTGAGAGGTTTTGCGATTAAATTTTACACTAAAGAAGGAAATTGGGATTTGGTAGGTAATAACACTCCAACATTTTTTATAAGAGATGCGTATAAATTTCCTGATTTTATCCATACTCAAAAAAGAGATCCAAGAAGTCATTTAAGAAGTAATAACGCCGCATGGGATTTTTGGAGTTTGTGTCCTGAAAGCTTACATCAAGTTACTATTTTAATGAGTGATAGGGGAATTCCTGCAAGTTATCGTCATATGCATGGATTTGGAAGCCATACCTATAGTTTGATTAATGATAAAAATGAAAGATTTTGGGTGAAATTTCATTTTAAAACCAAGCAAGGTATTAAAAATTTAACCAATGAAGAAGCTGCTAGTTTAATAGCTAATGATAGAGAAAGTCATCAAAGAGATTTATATGAAGCCATAGAAAAAGGAGATTTTCCAAAATGGACTTTCCAAATTCAAGTCTTAAAAGAAGATGAAGCAGAAAAATTAGGTTTTAATCCTTTTGATTTAACCAAAGTATGGCCACACAGTAAGGTTCCTTTGATAGAAGTAGGAGAATTGATTTTAAATAAAAATGTACAAAATTACTTTAATGAAGTAGAACAAGCTGCATTTAGTCCAAGCAATATCGTTCCTGGTATTGGTTTTAGTCCTGATAAAATGCTACAAGCAAGAATTTTTTCTTACCCTGATGCACATAGATACCGCATAGGGACAAATTATCATTTATTGCCAGTTAATCGTGCGCAAAGCGAGGTTAATACCTACAACGTAGCAGGTGCTATGAATTTTGATACTTATAAAAATGGTGCAGCTTATTATGAGCCAAATAGCTATGATGATAGTCCAAAAGAAGATAAAAATTACCTAGAGCCTGATTTGATACTTGAAGGTAATGCTCAAAGATATGCTCCACTTGATGATGATTTTTACACTCAACCAAAGGCCTTGTTTGATATAATGAATCAAGATCAAAAAGAGCAACTGTTTAAAAACATCGCAGCATCTATGGCTGGAGTTGATGAAAAAATCATACAAAGAGCATTGGGACATTTTGAAAAAATTTCAAGTGAATATGCAAATGGTGTGAAAAAAGCATTAAATATGTAA
- a CDS encoding ankyrin repeat domain-containing protein: MFNNEEEKRIQELCTMAFDFARKNDVENLKIMIEAGLSVNLKNHKGDSLLMLASYHNAYECAKFLLENGASVDEKNDRGQTPLAGVCFKGYLPMCKLLVQYGANIDENNGLGMTPFSFALMFGHRDIVEFLTQQSQKNFFKKTALLVLKIFKRKQS; this comes from the coding sequence ATGTTTAACAATGAAGAAGAAAAAAGAATTCAAGAGCTTTGCACTATGGCTTTTGATTTTGCAAGAAAAAATGATGTAGAAAATTTAAAGATTATGATAGAAGCAGGTTTGAGTGTCAATTTAAAAAACCACAAAGGTGATAGTCTTTTAATGCTTGCAAGTTACCATAATGCTTATGAATGCGCAAAGTTTTTACTAGAAAATGGTGCAAGTGTAGATGAGAAAAATGATAGAGGGCAAACTCCATTAGCAGGGGTGTGTTTTAAAGGTTATTTGCCTATGTGTAAACTTTTAGTTCAATATGGAGCAAATATAGATGAAAATAATGGTCTTGGTATGACACCTTTTAGTTTTGCATTGATGTTTGGTCATAGAGATATAGTGGAGTTTTTAACTCAGCAATCACAAAAGAATTTTTTCAAAAAAACAGCCTTGCTTGTATTAAAAATTTTCAAAAGAAAACAAAGTTAA
- the argH gene encoding argininosuccinate lyase, whose protein sequence is MSQKAEKLWGGRFDLPTNKLVEEYTASLPVEPRLAPFDIQGSIVHCTMLAKQGIIKEDEAKAIIKGLEQVREEIQNGTFVFDIADEDIHMAVEKRMTQIVGPVGGKLHTARSRNDQTTLDSKMHMMAVIKEILSQITTLQEEIIHQAQKNIKAIMPGYTHLQTGQPILFSHWIMAYFWMLSRDYSRFEDLYKRMQECPLGAAALGGTTFNIDRHFCAKELGFAKPTENSIDSVSDRDHMVEFTSIAAMCFMHLSRFCEEVIIFSSQDFKFIELSDDFCTGSSIMPQKKNPDVAEKMRGKTGRMYGNVMAMLTIMKGIPLAYNTDMSEDKAQVYDSMDTLMASLKILTPMIEKMQVNAENTRKAAAKGFSNATDMADYLVRKNIPFREAHSIVGSAVNYCIKHGKMLEELSMEELHQFSKSIQNDIYEAIALETCVDARVSYGGTGTKVVLEQIEHAKALLVQNKA, encoded by the coding sequence ATGTCGCAAAAAGCAGAGAAATTATGGGGTGGACGTTTTGATTTGCCTACAAATAAATTGGTTGAAGAGTACACCGCGTCATTGCCGGTTGAGCCAAGACTTGCTCCTTTTGATATACAAGGAAGCATAGTTCATTGCACTATGCTTGCAAAACAAGGCATTATCAAAGAAGATGAAGCAAAGGCTATCATTAAGGGTTTAGAGCAAGTTAGAGAAGAAATTCAAAATGGTACTTTTGTGTTTGATATAGCTGATGAGGATATTCATATGGCTGTAGAAAAAAGAATGACACAAATTGTAGGTCCTGTGGGAGGAAAGCTTCATACAGCAAGAAGTAGAAACGATCAAACCACCCTTGATTCAAAAATGCATATGATGGCAGTTATTAAAGAGATCTTGAGTCAAATCACTACTTTACAAGAAGAGATTATTCATCAAGCTCAAAAAAATATTAAAGCTATTATGCCAGGTTATACTCATTTGCAAACAGGCCAGCCGATACTTTTTTCACATTGGATTATGGCGTATTTTTGGATGTTAAGCAGGGATTATTCTCGTTTTGAAGATTTATATAAAAGAATGCAAGAGTGTCCTTTAGGAGCAGCTGCTTTAGGGGGAACTACTTTTAATATTGATAGGCATTTTTGCGCAAAAGAATTAGGCTTTGCCAAGCCAACTGAAAATAGCATTGATAGTGTTAGCGATAGAGATCATATGGTGGAGTTTACTTCTATTGCAGCGATGTGTTTTATGCATCTTAGTCGTTTTTGTGAAGAAGTGATTATCTTTTCAAGTCAAGATTTTAAATTTATAGAATTAAGTGATGATTTTTGCACTGGTTCAAGCATAATGCCTCAAAAGAAAAATCCTGATGTAGCCGAAAAAATGCGTGGTAAAACAGGTAGAATGTATGGGAATGTTATGGCTATGTTGACCATCATGAAAGGAATTCCACTTGCTTATAATACTGATATGAGTGAAGATAAGGCGCAAGTTTATGATTCTATGGATACTTTAATGGCAAGTTTGAAAATTTTAACTCCTATGATAGAAAAAATGCAAGTAAATGCTGAAAATACAAGAAAAGCTGCAGCAAAAGGCTTTTCAAATGCAACTGATATGGCTGATTATTTAGTAAGAAAAAACATACCTTTTAGAGAGGCTCATAGCATTGTAGGTTCTGCGGTAAATTACTGTATAAAACATGGGAAAATGCTTGAAGAACTTAGTATGGAAGAATTACATCAATTTAGCAAAAGTATTCAAAATGATATCTATGAAGCAATTGCTTTGGAAACTTGCGTAGATGCAAGAGTATCTTATGGTGGAACTGGTACTAAGGTTGTGTTAGAACAAATTGAACATGCTAAAGCGTTGTTGGTTCAAAACAAGGCATAG
- a CDS encoding anaerobic C4-dicarboxylate transporter family protein, protein MDLIFILELFIIFSMIAIGGRYGGIGLGVAGGLGMCILVLVFGMQPASLPVSVVFIILAVITCVSVLQSAGGLDLLVKIAEKILKKKPQAIVFMGPLISSTFTIFCGTTYVAFSIYPVIAEVAAQAKIRPERALSVSVIAAGIGVIASPMSAATAAMVAILAFSGTTIVQILMISLPAFFIGVFFACLSVFKRGRELEQDEEFLRRIKAGEYHFLNEDLQNKDSEHNPMAKRSLYVFALGILAIIFFGTFTNLLPHYELSNGNIERLSTPNLIQMIMLATACLIMLFAKVPANKLGEASVFRSGLIGVIGVFGIAWMTGTFFEAYKPLFSDSLSHVVEDYPYLFGVALFAFSMVIFSPSATVAALMPLGVSLGIPPHILIVLYPCVCGDFIVPGANQIACVAFDRTGTTRIGKFVINHSYLRPGFVLVFSATIAGYFISKLVF, encoded by the coding sequence ATGGATTTGATTTTTATATTAGAACTTTTTATCATCTTTTCTATGATAGCCATAGGTGGTAGATATGGTGGTATAGGACTTGGGGTTGCAGGTGGACTAGGCATGTGTATTTTGGTTTTGGTTTTTGGTATGCAACCTGCTTCACTTCCTGTGAGTGTTGTGTTTATCATATTAGCTGTGATTACTTGTGTGAGTGTTTTACAGAGTGCAGGTGGACTTGATTTGCTAGTGAAAATAGCAGAAAAAATTTTAAAGAAAAAACCTCAAGCTATTGTCTTTATGGGACCTTTGATCAGTTCTACTTTTACGATTTTTTGTGGTACTACTTATGTGGCGTTTTCTATTTATCCAGTGATTGCTGAAGTAGCTGCTCAGGCTAAAATTCGACCTGAAAGAGCGCTTTCGGTTTCAGTGATTGCAGCGGGTATTGGGGTGATAGCTTCTCCTATGAGTGCAGCTACTGCTGCTATGGTAGCCATACTAGCTTTTAGTGGTACAACAATAGTGCAAATTCTAATGATAAGCTTACCCGCTTTTTTTATAGGTGTATTTTTTGCGTGTTTAAGTGTTTTTAAAAGAGGTAGAGAGCTTGAACAAGATGAGGAATTTTTAAGAAGAATAAAAGCTGGAGAGTATCATTTTTTAAATGAAGACTTACAAAACAAAGATAGTGAGCACAATCCTATGGCAAAAAGATCTTTATATGTCTTTGCCTTAGGAATTTTAGCCATTATTTTTTTTGGTACTTTTACAAATTTGTTGCCTCATTATGAGCTTTCAAATGGCAATATTGAAAGACTCTCTACGCCAAATTTAATTCAAATGATCATGCTAGCAACAGCATGCTTAATCATGCTTTTTGCTAAAGTACCTGCTAATAAACTTGGTGAAGCTTCGGTGTTTAGATCGGGACTTATAGGGGTTATAGGGGTTTTTGGTATAGCATGGATGACAGGAACATTTTTTGAAGCCTATAAGCCATTATTTAGTGATTCTTTATCGCATGTTGTAGAGGATTATCCTTATTTGTTTGGGGTAGCTTTATTTGCTTTTTCTATGGTGATTTTTTCTCCTTCGGCTACTGTGGCTGCGTTAATGCCTTTGGGTGTAAGCTTAGGAATACCTCCTCATATTCTCATTGTGCTTTATCCTTGTGTATGTGGAGATTTCATAGTGCCAGGAGCTAATCAAATAGCTTGTGTTGCTTTTGATAGAACAGGCACAACAAGAATTGGCAAATTTGTGATTAATCATTCGTATTTAAGACCAGGGTTTGTTTTAGTTTTTAGTGCAACTATCGCAGGTTATTTTATCTCTAAGCTTGTATTTTAA
- a CDS encoding helix-turn-helix transcriptional regulator, protein MDEQQKELFIKLTQFLGQVLGKQYEIVFHVISDEGSYIAAIANNHISGRTTSSPLTSFASELVQEKEYLNKDFLCDYKARVGKSKIVTGSTFFIKNQNKIVGILCINHDTTELRSAISKIIELEKINDFSDLLDIHSQNNVNLHNMSNIETLSHSIEDILAENIDLKYLNSGYSLSTEQKDEIIKKLHSKGIFNIKGSISIVAKLLNISEPSVYRYLQKLKNNL, encoded by the coding sequence ATGGATGAACAACAAAAAGAATTATTTATTAAACTTACGCAGTTTTTAGGGCAAGTTCTTGGGAAACAATATGAAATCGTTTTTCATGTGATTTCAGATGAGGGATCTTATATAGCAGCTATTGCAAATAACCATATTAGTGGAAGAACGACTAGCTCGCCTTTAACTTCTTTTGCAAGCGAACTAGTCCAAGAAAAAGAGTATTTAAACAAAGATTTTCTTTGTGATTATAAAGCAAGAGTGGGAAAATCCAAAATTGTTACCGGATCAACTTTTTTTATCAAAAATCAAAATAAAATCGTAGGGATTTTATGTATAAATCACGACACAACAGAACTTAGAAGTGCTATTAGTAAAATCATAGAACTTGAAAAGATTAACGATTTTAGTGATTTATTAGATATTCATAGTCAAAATAATGTCAATTTACACAACATGAGTAATATAGAAACACTTAGTCATTCCATAGAAGATATTTTAGCAGAAAACATTGATTTAAAGTATCTCAATTCAGGCTATAGCTTAAGTACTGAACAAAAAGATGAAATCATCAAAAAACTACACTCAAAAGGGATTTTCAATATCAAAGGAAGTATATCTATAGTTGCCAAACTACTAAATATATCAGAACCTAGCGTTTATAGGTATCTTCAAAAACTTAAAAATAATCTCTAA
- a CDS encoding Rid family detoxifying hydrolase, giving the protein MANYPKAIGPYSAYREVNGLLFISGQLPINPESGNIESEDVKDQTRQSLLNIKAILEENNLYFNNVVKTTCFLANIDDFVAFNEVYSEFFAAPYPARSAFAVKDLPKGAKVEIEVIAHKG; this is encoded by the coding sequence ATGGCAAATTATCCAAAAGCGATAGGACCATATTCAGCTTATAGAGAAGTTAATGGTTTATTATTTATTTCAGGACAACTTCCTATTAACCCAGAAAGTGGAAATATAGAAAGTGAAGATGTAAAAGATCAAACAAGACAATCGTTGTTAAACATTAAGGCTATTTTAGAGGAAAATAATCTGTATTTTAATAATGTGGTAAAAACCACTTGCTTTTTAGCAAATATTGATGATTTTGTTGCTTTCAATGAAGTGTACTCTGAATTTTTCGCAGCTCCATATCCTGCAAGAAGTGCTTTTGCGGTAAAAGATCTTCCAAAAGGAGCAAAAGTGGAGATAGAGGTTATCGCTCATAAAGGATAA